Within Bacillus sp. Marseille-Q1617, the genomic segment CATGACTACTCATTGGGAAACTGCAATTCATTCCCTATCCCAAATAATCGTTACTTCCAACCCCAATAATGAACCTGTCACCATCACGGGCGGCCATGATCGTCTTCGCTGTATCGGTGTGGGGACGGATGCGGCCGTTTTTCAGCACCTTGATGTCCCGCAATATGCCTTTAAGCTATACGCAGAAGAGAAAGCTCCTAAGATAAATATAGAAGAAAAGGTATACAGCATGATCGGTGATTCACCTTTTTTCTCTACCTGTTATGCTGCTTATGACACGTTCCTTGTATTGAGTTATGAAGAAGGGATCACGCTCTTTGACTGCATCCTTCAAGGCATCCGCATCCCTCCTCAGGTTGTGAGTGACGTTGAGGAAGCAAGGGAATATGTACGGGAAAAGGGCTTGAATCCCCGGGATATTCATCTGAAAAATATTCTGATGAAGGATGGACGTGCAAAGATCATCGATGTCTCTGAATATGTACTTCCCGGAAATGATTTTCGCTGGGAGCATTTAAAAAGGGGATATGAAGAATATTACCATTTGATTGAAGGTAAGGCAGTTCCATTCTGGCTTGTCGAAACCGTCCGGAAGTGGTACAACCAGTGGAATTCTTCCTATGATGAATTCATGAAGATCATCTTGAAGTTTACGTCGTTTAAAAAAGATTGAATGAGACCTGACTCTTGTAGAAATAGAGTCAGGTTTTTTTATTAAAACAACAATAAGCTTAAAGAAAGTCAAAAAAATGAACATTTTTCTGCCCTGTTCCGGGTACGCTAAAGCATGATTAAACCGGGGTTCAGGCGCTTTTTTATGAAAGAATAACCCTCCGATATGACAAATGTCATATCCAAGCTATGACACCTACTACTAAAAATAAATTTCTTCTTCCTATATAGTTGTTTTTACAACCCAAAGAAAAGGGGATTTTAATAAATGTCAAAACTTAAAACTCTGAAA encodes:
- a CDS encoding serine/threonine protein kinase, with translation MTTHWETAIHSLSQIIVTSNPNNEPVTITGGHDRLRCIGVGTDAAVFQHLDVPQYAFKLYAEEKAPKINIEEKVYSMIGDSPFFSTCYAAYDTFLVLSYEEGITLFDCILQGIRIPPQVVSDVEEAREYVREKGLNPRDIHLKNILMKDGRAKIIDVSEYVLPGNDFRWEHLKRGYEEYYHLIEGKAVPFWLVETVRKWYNQWNSSYDEFMKIILKFTSFKKD